The following are encoded together in the Tursiops truncatus isolate mTurTru1 chromosome 10, mTurTru1.mat.Y, whole genome shotgun sequence genome:
- the TUBB gene encoding tubulin beta chain — protein MREIVHIQAGQCGNQIGAKFWEVISDEHGIDPTGTYHGDSDLQLDRISVYYNEATGGKYVPRAILVDLEPGTMDSVRSGPFGQIFRPDNFVFGQSGAGNNWAKGHYTEGAELVDSVLDVVRKEAESCDCLQGFQLTHSLGGGTGSGMGTLLISKIREEYPDRIMNTFSVVPSPKVSDTVVEPYNATLSVHQLVENTDETYCIDNEALYDICFRTLKLTTPTYGDLNHLVSATMSGVTTCLRFPGQLNADLRKLAVNMVPFPRLHFFMPGFAPLTSRGSQQYRALTVPELTQQVFDAKNMMAACDPRHGRYLTVAAVFRGRMSMKEVDEQMLNVQNKNSSYFVEWIPNNVKTAVCDIPPRGLKMAVTFIGNSTAIQELFKRISEQFTAMFRRKAFLHWYTGEGMDEMEFTEAESNMNDLVSEYQQYQDATAEEEEDFGEEAEEEA, from the exons atgagggaaatcGTGCACATCCAGGCCGGTCAGTGTGGCAATCAGATCGGTGCCAAG TTCTGGGAGGTGATCAGTGATGAACATGGCATCGACCCCACCGGCACCTATCATGGGGATAGCGACCTGCAGCTGGACCGCATCTCCGTGTACTACAATGAAGCCACAG GTGGCAAATATGTTCCTCGTGCTATCTTGGTGGATCTAGAACCCGGGACCATGGACTCTGTTCGCTCAGGGCCTTTTGGTCAGATCTTCAGACCAGACAACTTTGTTTTTG GTCAGTCTGGGGCAGGCAACAACTGGGCCAAGGGCCACTATACAGAGGGGGCCGAGCTGGTCGACTCGGTCCTGGATGTGGTTCGGAAGGAGGCTGAGAGCTGTGACTGCCTGCAGGGCTTCCAGCTGACCCACTCGCTGGGCGGGGGCACGGGCTCTGGAATGGGCACCTTGCTCATCAGCAAGATCCGTGAAGAGTATCCTGACCGCATCATGAACACCTTCAGTGTGGTGCCCTCACCCAAAGTGTCCGACACCGTGGTGGAGCCCTATAATGCCACCCTGTCCGTCCATCAGCTGGTGGAGAACACTGATGAGACCTACTGCATTGACAACGAGGCCCTTTACGACATCTGCTTCCGCACCCTCAAGCTGACCACGCCAACCTACGGGGACCTGAACCACCTCGTCTCGGCCACCATGAGTGGTGTCACCACCTGCCTTCGCTTCCCTGGCCAGCTCAATGCTGACCTCCGCAAGCTGGCAGTCAACATGGTGCCCTTCCCACGTCTCCACTTTTTCATGCCTGGCTTTGCTCCTCTAACCAGCCGTGGAAGCCAGCAGTATCGGGCCCTCACTGTGCCGGAGCTCACCCAGCAGGTCTTCGATGCCAAGAACATGATGGCTGCCTGTGACCCCCGCCATGGCCGGTACCTCACCGTGGCTGCTGTCTTCCGTGGGCGGATGTCCATGAAGGAGGTCGATGAGCAGATGCTCAACGTGCAGAACAAGAACAGCAGCTACTTCGTGGAATGGATCCCCAACAATGTCAAGACGGCCGTCTGCGACATCCCACCCCGTGGCCTCAAGATGGCGGTCACCTTCATTGGAAACAGCACAGCCATCCAGGAGCTGTTCAAGCGCATCTCAGAGCAGTTCACTGCCATGTTCCGCCGGAAGGCCTTCCTCCACTGGTACACAGGTGAGGGCATGGACGAGATGGAGTTCACCGAGGCTGAGAGCAACATGAACGACCTCGTCTCCGAGTACCAGCAGTACCAGGATGCCACcgcagaagaggaggaggatttCGGTGAGGAGGCCGAAGAGGAAGCCTAA